In Streptomyces sp. NBC_01439, the following are encoded in one genomic region:
- a CDS encoding phytoene desaturase family protein translates to MTTFGRDVYDDVIVGGGHNGLVAAAYLARAGRSVLVLERLGNTGGAAISSRPFVGVDARLSRYSYLVSLLPSKIVRDLDLRFEVRRRTISSYTPTERGGRPGGLLVGGGEQRTRESFARLTGSDREYESWRAFYGTTGRVAEKVFPTLTEPLPTRAELRARIDDEAAWRMLFEEPLGQAVERNFADDLVRGVVLTDGLIGTFADAHDPSLAQNRCFLYHVIGGGTGDWDVPVGGMGALTDALAAAARAAGAEIATGHEVLRIDTDGVAPAEVVFRTATGEGRVVGRTVLVNASPRALAELLGEAPPEGAAPAPEGAQLKVNMLLRRLPRLRDTSVDPGEAFGGTFHIAEGYAELARAYAEAASGELPSVPPSEIYCHSLTDPTILGPELVEQGYQTLTLFGLHAPARLFEHDNQQAREVLLTATLAQLDAHLAEPLTDCLAFDADGRPCIEAKTPQDLERELRLPGGHIFHRDLSWPYADPGGRWGVETAHRNVLLCGAGAVRGGGVSGVPGHNAAMAVLGH, encoded by the coding sequence ATGACGACCTTCGGGCGGGACGTGTACGACGACGTGATCGTGGGCGGTGGGCACAACGGCCTGGTGGCCGCCGCGTACCTGGCGCGGGCGGGCCGCTCGGTGCTGGTCCTGGAGCGGCTCGGCAACACGGGCGGGGCGGCGATCTCCAGCCGCCCCTTCGTGGGCGTCGACGCCAGGCTCTCGCGCTACTCGTACCTCGTCTCCCTGCTCCCGTCGAAGATCGTGCGCGACCTGGACCTGCGGTTCGAGGTACGCCGCCGCACGATCTCCTCGTACACGCCCACCGAGCGGGGCGGGCGCCCCGGCGGACTGCTCGTCGGCGGCGGAGAACAGCGCACCCGGGAGTCCTTCGCGCGGCTGACCGGCTCGGACCGGGAGTACGAGAGCTGGCGCGCCTTCTACGGCACCACCGGGCGGGTCGCCGAGAAGGTGTTCCCGACCCTGACCGAGCCCCTGCCCACGCGGGCGGAGCTGCGCGCCCGGATCGACGACGAGGCCGCCTGGCGGATGCTCTTCGAGGAGCCCCTCGGGCAGGCCGTGGAGCGGAACTTCGCCGACGACCTGGTCCGCGGGGTGGTCCTGACGGACGGGTTGATCGGCACCTTCGCGGACGCGCACGACCCCTCCCTCGCGCAGAACCGCTGCTTCCTCTACCACGTCATCGGCGGCGGGACCGGTGACTGGGACGTGCCCGTGGGCGGCATGGGCGCGCTGACGGACGCCCTCGCGGCGGCGGCCCGGGCGGCCGGCGCCGAGATCGCGACCGGCCACGAGGTGCTGCGGATCGACACGGACGGGGTCGCCCCGGCCGAGGTGGTGTTCCGCACGGCGACCGGGGAGGGCCGGGTCGTCGGCCGCACGGTCCTGGTGAACGCCTCGCCGCGGGCCCTGGCCGAACTCCTCGGCGAAGCCCCGCCGGAGGGCGCGGCGCCGGCCCCCGAGGGCGCCCAGCTCAAGGTCAACATGCTGCTGCGCCGACTGCCCCGGCTGCGGGACACCTCGGTCGACCCGGGCGAGGCCTTCGGCGGCACCTTCCACATCGCCGAGGGCTATGCCGAGCTGGCCCGGGCCTACGCGGAGGCCGCCTCCGGCGAACTGCCCTCCGTACCGCCCTCGGAGATCTACTGCCACTCCCTGACCGACCCGACGATCCTCGGCCCGGAACTGGTGGAGCAGGGCTACCAGACCCTCACCCTCTTCGGCCTGCACGCTCCGGCCCGGCTGTTCGAGCACGACAACCAGCAGGCCCGCGAGGTCCTGCTGACGGCCACCCTCGCGCAGCTCGATGCGCACCTGGCCGAACCGCTCACCGACTGCCTCGCCTTCGACGCGGACGGACGCCCGTGCATCGAGGCGAAGACCCCGCAGGACCTGGAGCGCGAACTGCGGCTGCCCGGCGGCCACATCTTCCACCGGGACCTGTCCTGGCCCTACGCCGATCCGGGCGGCCGGTGGGGCGTGGAGACCGCGCACCGCAACGTCCTGCTGTGCGGGGCGGGCGCGGTCCG